The genome window GAGTGGGAGGACTCTGAGGTGTAGCTGTCCAACAGCATGACGTCTGTAGCTAGTGGGTAAATCACAGCAGGCATCTTTCAATCAAATATCAGTTTTAACACTGTTCACCACCACCCACCCACACCAGTCTGGACACTGTGGGAGAGCCGCTGAGCATCGCCGTCTGTCTGTTATGCGATACTCATGGGCTCTGTGTTTCCTCAAATGGCACACCCTGATAACAGCAGTCTGTAAGCCAACAAACCACCTCTGCTGACTGCTCAGATCTGTGGGGGTTGCTGCTGTTTGGTTTTCTTGTACTCAAAGAGGTAAGGATGCAgcgatattaaaattctggattaattaaatgatgatattaaaattatattccattttttcaaaatatattaatacactatacaaattaaaaatacaattaaaataaaaaataaattgagttacaaaaaaattcattttaaatgcaacaagtgaatttaggcatcacaataATATAAAGTGTATATGTGACAAATATTAACTTCAGCTTTAGATGATgacaaaggtaatctaaatgtaaaaatagcatGCACAAATGATTATACAATATTGGCTGATActggcaaaataaataaaaacaaatctttaatATCGGACAATATGATACCACTATATTTTGGATCCTTACAAAAAAAGATATCATAAAACCAAAAAGATATTTAACCTTTCATAATCTTTGCAAACTCCCATAAAGACATAGTTTACTAAAAAATTAACAGTTTTGtcaatttactcatcctcacccacatccattataaaatccattataaaaaaggaaaaaggagATATTAGGCAAAAAGTTTGcgcagctcttttccatacaatggaatTCATTGGTGACGGATGATGTTGAGTtccaaaagtgacaaaaaaaaaaaaagaatcgttGAAGGATCATAAAACAGAATCTACCATACATTCGTTGTCCAAGTCATCTAaatcatttttgattttgtgtgaggaacagactggaAGTTAAGTTGCTATTCACTGAAAACCTTCTAGTTAGTTGTAGCTCTCAAATCTGATTCGGCTTCAATATATTCAAAAGTGGTGCGATGTGTTGTGCTAGTTCACTAATGTATAACCGTATTTGTTGCATGCCTTGTGGCTGAATACAATGTCAGTTTATGCAGAAGTGTGAATGTGATTCAAGAGCTACAGCAGAagagattttcagtgaatagtGACATGAATTTTGGCCTGTTCCTCACAGAAAATGTATCTAGTATggtttcagaagacttgaaatacagCCCATGTGTAgcatggactacttttatatTACTTGCATGCTTTTTCGAAAGCAATTGcccccatttactttcattctATGAGAAAGAGCACCCAggacattctgctaaatatcttcttttttgttccacagaagaaagtaagtcatacaggtttggaacaacatgagggtgcaTTAATTACGCCATTTTGTCCCATGTGTGATAAACAGAAGGCGGCCTACCTGAGTCTTGTGTAAAGCTGAAGCCAGTGTCTCCTGTGCTGCTACCACGGCTCAGGAGCTGCCCACCACCCACTAACATGGCCGTCAGGTGAGGAGACATCCCCAGATCTGTTAAACGACAAAGACTCTTAGACATCTCATCCAATCATTAGGTTATGAAGAatcccaaaaaaataaaaaataacagcagcagGCTCACCCGTTATCCGGTTAGAGATGCTAAAGAGACGAGAGGTCCGGTGCCGTATAACAAAAGACTCTCTGTAGTAGCGGTCGCCGTAGCACATGCCCAACAGCTCCTTACGTACGGTCTTGTTCCACAGCCCATAAATAAGTGGATGACACACGGCACTGGTAAAGGAAAGCCAGGAGACTAGCGTCTCCATCTGTGGAGAAACACTGTATTTACCCCACAGTGCTTCGGTGCTTATAACTACCACATACGGAGCCCAAGTTGTCAAAAACGTCCCCAGCACCACCAGAATGGTGACAAACGCCTTGCATTGACTCCCAGAGTAGATCAGGCTCCTGCGGCTACAACTAGAAGACGTGGATGTACTGGAGTTCTTGCGGCCGTTCTTCTGAGAGCTGGACTCCTCCTGAGACACCACCACGCTACCGCAGTAAACCTTGCGAGCTTTGATGCGGGCCACGCGAAAGATGACGCCATAGCAGACCAGCATGGCCATCAGTGGCAGAAGGAAGCACCACGTAACCCAGAAGGTGGTATAACTTATCTCCTTGTGCCAAGCCACCGTGCAGGTCCACTTGAAGCGGTCAAACTCGAAAGCGGACCAACCGAAAAGCGGCGGCAGGCATCCGACCAGGGAGTGGAGCCACACGTAAACAATGGCAAGCACAGCTCGGTTTCCCGTGATTTTCATGGGGTAGATCATGGGATATAATACGGCATAGTACCTAGACATTGATATAAAAGACACACTTCAATCAGTCCCTCATGAGATACACATGACTAGCCAATAAAATGACAAGGGGGTCTTTCTGTAAAACTCTCTGACTGCCAGAAATTAAGTATGGTTTTTAAGATTCTCAAGATGGGCACAGGTGTGTGGCTTCCGGGTTTGTGTATTGATAGAGCTAAATAGGTCTgatatttttcaatgtttatcTTTTTCATAAAAACAGAGGAACTGTTCAAGCAAGACTAGACTTCAGTGTCATGGTGAACTGCAGGCTTAAAGAATTACAGTATGGTCACTGACTACAGCAGTCAAAAAGCATGTTTTgccaaaaactgtttttgaatTAACTTAAATTAGAGATTTTATAATACTACAAACAAGTATACTTACTTTATTGAACATACAAGTATATTTACTTATGGTCAATAgcattaaattaaaactgttcATTTCTGTCTAtccaataatttatttaaaaatacattacaaaatgCAATTCATAAATACAATGACTTGaatgagcatgtttttaatttctgtttgaTTTCTGTTGTATAATGTCAAAAAAAGTTTGGcaaaatcttttattattattatttctttggaaaaaatgaaaaacaaaactgctcattaatatttaataccaAATCTAATTAACACCAACAtgctgaaaaacaaacataaatcaGGAAATTATATCATAGAGGGGGCCCCTGCAAACACTTACGACCTTGTGTCGAGGTCaaataatcttttaaaatatcaaataatttgAAATCTTTATTACATGGTTCAAATTGTAAAATGCCACGTGGAGTTACtctcaaaattaattattaatcatataTACTTTTATGCTATATAGCATATGCTTTttatgcttatatatatatatatatatatatatatatatatatatatatatatatatatatatatatatatatgtgtgtgtgtaaaatgatGTTTAGTAAATTATGTAAAAAGAACTGTACACTCACaatgaaaatatgatattacgtttaataacttttttggttaaaCCACAAGGCATTTTTTAGAGTCATTAAATTTTCCTTGAAAGTTGAAACCATACGCAACCAAAATTAGTTCCTTTTCTTTATCATGAACACTTTTATTGACCCTTATATACACAAGGATTCCTCAAACTACAGGATGAGATAACATAATGACTGACCTGTCAATGGCAATGGCTCCCAGTGTAAGCATGCTAGACGAGCTGACAAGTAGATGGAGGAGTGCTGTGAAGTTGCACCACACCACCCCAAACATCCAATCCCGATGCACCGAGCTGGCCGCAACGAAGGGCAGCGTTAATACAGACAGCAGCAAATTGGACAAAGTCAGGCTGAAGACAAACTTGTTACTGGGTGTCAATAAGTAGGGCTTCTTATATAGCGTCACCACAATGACCAGATTTCCCAGACATGCCAATATGGCTATGATGATGATAGAGACAGACTCCAAGACCATAAGCCCACCGTCGTCCAGGCCATTAGTGGAATTGGCCACCGCTGTCCCATTCTTAGAGTTGTTCATTATGGGAGGCTGCTGACTACCCAGGACTGGACAGACATGTTGACAAACTACAACATAAGAGAGAAAAAGCTGTCTGGTTAAAGCTGTCTGGAACTTGAGAAATAATCTGGTGTGGTGGGTTAATTCAAGGGTGTACTGTGTAAAGTATTACAAAGCAAGCTGATTTCAATTGTACAAAACATTGTACAAATGTGGATTACACACATTCTCACAATGTGCTGTTTGTTAAGAACTGAGCTGTGCTGTGAAGGATTCAGAGACCATTTGATCTCAGATTTGAAGTATAAATAAGACTCCTATCAATCTAGAATCACAGGATGTGAATGAAACATAAGAGTCACACAAAATATGCAGAATATGCAACTTTTACATCAGGTTAGCAGGTTTACTGCAGACGGTTGACTAAAAATCACAAGTTTACAATATGCTGCGCTGTGAAGAATTCAGAGACCATCACATTTATTCAACtatatgtacacaaaatatatGCAAGCTTTACATATTGTTATCAGGCTTAATGTAAACGGCTGACTAAAGATAATAAGTTTACGATATTAAGATTTAAGATAATCAAAATtcattacataaaaaacaatGACGACAAcaacatcaaataaaaaaataaataaaaaaataaattaaaaaaaaggttgaaCAATGCACATATCActgcattagataacaaaatatcaaaccataacaaatataatatgtTTCAATTGTTTACAGTTTAAGTGTGACTTTAGTATCCTAATGCGTGTCGGGCCACTGCATGTGGATCTGTCATGCTTCTTCAATAAATCGTTCACCATGATGCCCATTCAATGTACAACCACAGCACAGCAATGTAATGTGATCAGTTAGCGGAGAGAGTGCAGCGCAAGCAGATTTCTTTCTCAAATTTCCAACAACATCGATATTTTGCATTGCACAAAAATATGCTCCTGATTCTTTAGATTCAAAGTGCATAGTTTATCCTAATGAAATTATAGATACATAGATAACGTACCAGCTCTCCAGGCCAGGCGATATCCCGCTATAGTGCAGTGCTGGTAACTTTCTCCGGCTGGCTTTGTTAGTGAGCGGCGGCTAACTTTAATCCAAAAACTTTATCACCTCCTGCAAGACGCTGGATTTTCTCACGCCCTCGCGGAACAAAATTGCTTTTCGGAGACGCATGCTCGAAGTTTCAACGCAATTACAAAGTATCAAACGATTCAGGGGTGTTCATTTGTTGCGGCTGCTGCGGTCGGCGGTGAATAAAGAGGCGCTGATGACGTCACAATGGCGTCGGAAACCCTCGTCTTGAAAACTTCCCTCCATCTCTACGGCAGACAGTCCGGAGGGTCTCACTCTCACTGATTTGCTCAAATAGTGTTTATGGCTGTTTTCGACAAAAATATCTACATGTTAAAACTAACAGAGCAGCAATGCTTAGAACAACaacaatctatctatctatctatctatatttgAGTCAACAAAACTGCGCTTCTTTGGAAATGCATAAGTAACACATCAAATaggtaaataaaaattaaataaaattattgggCGAAATTACAGGAATTTGGTGAAGTTATAGTGAATACAAATTcctaaataattttaagtccCCTGTAGTTAAGAAGTACTGCTCGGATGCTGACATTCTGTGTATAGGCTAAATGTATGACTAAcacaaatttaaacaaaatgttatatttgctTAGTCTGAGtgagaaatttaaaaatgaattaagttCCATAACATAGATTGAAATATTGTGGCCGGCTGAATATGAGAAAGGAAAAACTTTTGACAGTTCAGTGTTTTTATACAGCGGTTAAAGCTGATTCTTTTGGCCAAGACCACCTAGGCATTATGTTGCATTCACTTGTGTGAGCGAGCAGACATTCATTCAACACTAGGTGGCGTATGCGTGCTGtcatcagacacacacacacacacacacacacacacacacgcacacacacactagtagtatacaggtgctggtcatatatttagaatatcatcaaaaagttgatttatttcactaattccattcaaaaagtgaaacttgtatattatattcattcattacacatagactgatacatttcaaatgtttatttcttttaattttgatgattataactgacaactaaggaaaatcccaaattcagtatctcagaaaattagaatattgtgaaaaggttcaatattgaagacacctggtgccacactctaatcagccaattaactcaaaacacctgcaaaggcctttaaatggtctctcagtctagttctgtaggctacacaatcatggggaagactgctgacttgacagttgtccaaaagacaaacattaacaccttgcacaaggagggcaagacacaaaaggtcattgcaaaagaggctggctgttcacagagctctgtgtccaagtacattaatagagaggcgagagaaaggaaaagatgtggtagaaaaaaagtgtacaagcaatagggataaccgcaccctgtagaggattgtgaaacaaaacccattcaaaaatgtgggggagattcacaaagaatggactgcagctggagtcagtgcttcaagaaccactacgcacagacgtatgcaagacatgggtttcagccactcttgaacaacagacagcgtcagaagcgtctcgcctgggctaaagacaaaaagcactggactgctgctgagtggtccaaagttatgttctctgatgaaagtaaattttgcatttcctttggaaatcagggtcccagagtctggagggagagaggagaggcacacaatccacgttgcttgaggtccactgtaaagtttccacagtcagtgatggtttggggtgccatgtcatctgctggtgttggtccactgtgttttctgaggtccaaggtcaacgcagccgtataccaggaagttttagagcacttcatgcttcctgctgctgaccaactttatggagatgcagatttcattttccaacaggacttggcacctgcacacagtgccaaagctaccagtacctggtttaaggaccatggtatccctgttcttaattggccagcaaactcgcctgaccttaaccccctAGATAATCTATGgagtattgtgaagaggaagatgcgttatgccagacccaacaatgcagaagagctgaaggccactatcagagcaacctgggctcttataacacctgagcagtgccacagactgatcgactccatgccacgccgcattgctgcagtaattcaggcaaaaggagccccaactaagtattgagtgatgtacatgctcatacttttcatgttcatacttttcagttggccaagatttctaaaaatcctttctttgtattggtcttaaataatattctaattttctgagatactgaattagggattttccttagttgtcagttataatcatcaaaattaaaagaaataaacatttgaaatatatcagtctgtgtgtaatgaatgaatataatatacaagtttcactttttgaatggaattagtgaaataaatcaactttttgatgatattctaattatatgaccagcacctgtatgtggtttacggggactctccataggcgcaATAGTTTTTatgctgtacaaactgtatattctatccccctacactacccctaccctaaactacccatcacaggaaacagtctgcattttttgaatttcaaaaaaaacaaaaaaacagtttaatatgttttttaagccatttgctTTATGAGGACACAGGAAGGTCCTCACGGTGACACGAGTCCCCATGAGTCTGTGTGCATTCAGGTTAAAGTCCCCACTGGGgactgtctaatcagcatcttgatacgccacacctgtgaggtggatggattatctcggcaaaggagaagtgcttactaacacagatttagacagatttgtgaacaatatttgagagaaataggccttttgtgtatagaaaaagtcttagatctttgagttcagctcatgaaaaatgggggcaaaaacaaaagtgttgcgtttataattttgttcagtgtatatacatacattatatatatatatatatatatatatatatatatatatatatatatatatatatatatatatatatatatatatatagcctttATAAATGTGGGAACACATTAACAAATTTCTGTGTTCATCCACCTCACTTTTtgggaaataatccattaaatCAGAGTTTTAGCATAACACATTTAATTCCTCTAACAcacaacatatttatttaaaaaaaacaaaacaaaacaaaaaacatatgttGTCATATTAGTGAAAGATAGCACAATGTTTATTCAAAATCACAACCAAGCAGCTCAATCCTCATAGTAATGGATTTCTGCCATCGTTTTGGAATAATTCGGATGAATCTGGAAAATATTGGTGGATAGATGTAGTTCTTTACTTGGCCATTGTTATCTGTGTTGCCTTGAAAAGTCTAGAAATAAAAGAAGTCATTCTGTCATTCTGAAGACACAAAGCACTGTTTTTTCCACAAATGTAATCCCAAAAAGTGAGGCTGCTTACCTTTTGTTCATAATCCTCATCATCCGTGTACTTTGTCCATCTTTTGCCATCTTCACTGTACTCCAGAGTATATGCTTTCACAAACATCTCACTGCCTAACGATTTGGCCCCCTGTGTTATTATCCcagttattttctttatttccttGAGTTCCACTTGGATCCATGGCTGAATGTCATTGTCCTGTAAATTGTAGACAGTTTAGTGAGGCTTGAGGTTGATTTGCAGTGTAACAGTaccattaaatgtttaatttatgatttatgtCTTAGCTACCTTAGCTTTCCATGCATTGGTGGTCCCTTGCATATTTAAGCGTGCATACCAAGGATGCCACTGTCCAGTGTACCAACTGGAGGCCACAGAACTGGCAGTGATTTGAGTATCTTTAATTAAGCCATTTTCCATTCCCAATGGCACAGAGCAACCTGCCGGCACAATGAGGAGGTTTGGTACAATGGATCTGAACTTTGTTGTGTCTTATAAGGCAATATGGAGAAACAAAATCTCTTTGAATTTTGTCCATACCATCAAGCTCACAACCAAAATACTCCAAACGGACAGTTGGGTAGTTGTAAGAATGTGAAGGATGTAGCCTCACGTATCGACCAATCAGAGGTGGGAAAAATATATTATGCTTCGTATCATAAGCTTCATTGTTCCCTTCAAAAGTCTGTTGGCAttgaaaaacaagttttttttgctcacatcctaggccgttcacacagaacactttCAGTTTAGAACATGGGTAAAATTTCAGCATTCCAGATTTTAGTAGCTTAATGTTTTACATGACTCTTCATTATATAGATGATCCAGGTTTTCTAAGACAGTGGGAACTCTGGTTCCTCAAATAAAGGGAacagttaaaatattaaaattaaaataataaatatgttttagttgttttgactcattttaaatcattttaagttgCCTTGAGGCTACCTTGTAGTTTTGCTTAGGCCCCTTAGtgcagggatgggcaacttcagccctggagggccactgtcctgcagagtttagctccaaccctaatcaaacacacctatatacctcaaatattgcattactcccttaaaaaagtaactaattatgttacttagttactttttatagaaagtaatgaattacattactttttcctCACCTGGGTTGGgcttgcttgcttgtttttaataacaaaaaaagttatatttttggcaaatgtaaaggccccttcacaccaaaagtgacaagaataagactcagactgaaggaaatgcaaattcactcctgtacagtagagcATTTAGTGTTTTAGTGTAGCACTTAGAGCATATACATTTATTGTATAAATAGTCACTTGCCTTTCTGACAGTATCACTGTCTCCCTTGTAGAAGATCCACTTCTTTTTGTCGGTGCTATAGGAAATGGTGTAGTTCAgcacaaaattatgttttaagtaCTGCCTGGCTCCCTGTGTGGCAACTTTACTAATCACTACTGGCCTCTGGAAGTCCACCTGGAAAGCAGGATACAGCCTCCTCAAGTAACTAGTTATTagcatttctttatttatgGGCTAATTGTCTACACACCGTTATGAGTGGTTACCTGAATATACTGCCCTGTCTTTGCTGTGCTCCATGCATTGTATTTCCCTGTATTATGCAGTCTGGCCAAATGAGGATACCATTGTCCTTAAATACAgagttaaatgtgttaataGTGTGACCATGACTATGCTACATAAAATGCTATGCTTTCAGATCCTTACCTCTAGAGTCAGATGCTGTTATGTGTTCATCTAGCACAGTTCCAGACATGAGACCAAGAGGGTGATCACAGACTGTAAAACAGACCAGGTAAGAGTTTAAGATCTGACAGAAACTGTTGTTTACCTGTAATAACATCAGCATGATAATACCTTTATCTAACACGAGGAATAGTGTCTGCATTCCTCTCTGCTGTGAAAGTCCAACTTCAGACTCCAGCTGCCAGAGACCAGGCTTTGAAGGCAACATTTCCAATGTGGCAAATCCTCCTAAATGATGGAGGCTGAGTGTGAATGCCTTTTTTAGATCATCTAGGTAAGCAGATATCTTCTAATACCACTACAAACCTGGTAAAAGTGGGTAAACACCCTGACGGTGGTCCTTTAATTCCTTATTTATGAATGTTTGACCATGGAAATGGACACTGTGGAGGTCTTTAGGAGAGCCCATGTTGATCAGATGCCACTTTGCTAGCTGACTTGTGTACATTCTAAGTCCTTTGAGACTGTAGATAATACCATTGATAGCTGATGAaacaaatgttataaataagatattataaatattataaatattttccaaGTACTTTTATGTCaagcaatataatttttttatctccaatttatttatttttaatccagTGATactgactgtaaaataaatactcttatttaaaaaatggagcACAAAAATAGctgaaaataatacattttcataccGTCAAACTTTAAGTTATCATGAAATTTTGGATCCATGATTGCTCTTCTGTTTTTCCTTTCAATTCTTTCCTTATTCTCCTCATAGTACCAGCTCTTATTCTCATCAAAAGTCATAAAAAGCAGGACAAATTCTCTTCTGTCCACAGGATTTTTAGCCAGTGTGCCCTTCCTGCACACCAGAAGTGGCCCAATCAGTCCAGAGTTTATATCTTTCTCCTATGTGAGAAAGTAATTTAGTTGTAAGTGAAAATTAATAAtagtcattttttattaaatagtacatttattaaatgGATAGCCCCCCTGGAGCAATCTTGGGTTAAGAGCTTGCTCCTTGAAGGAATATGAAGGAACATTCATGCTTACAGGATTCACTGCAGAGTAGTAGGTCCATGTTCGACAGTCAGATTCATTATTTTGAGGTCCAGATTTGGAATTTATAGTCCACATGTAGATAAAGGTGCTGTTGGGTTGAATGGCATCATCCTGTTTGTACCAGTATGGTGATTGGTCTTCATAACTCAGGCCTTCCATTtgttttaagtattttactccATTTGCATGCAAAGAGTATGGACGGCTGGCGCGGTTCCTGAAAAATACCTATCACATAAAACAGGaatgtaattaatgtttatttcatattatttgcTTTACTGCACaagcatgttcagatatttaaTGGTGTACCAGAACAGTCTGATCAACTTCAGCTTTAATAACTGGACCCAGAATTCCCAGGTGTTCATCCATTTCCCCTCGGATGTCTCGGATACTAAAGGTGCTGTCCAGGTACTTTCTGAACACCACTTTTTTGAAAGCTGTGGGCCTCTCATTTTGAGATGTTTTATCAAGTCTCCTTggcaaacataaaacaaagtaATTTCACAAATGAATTCCACTCTTTTAGATTCatacattaattatttttgtttctaGAAATGCAAAATATGTTATTTGTAATACATGATGCCGACAGTACCTCTGCCCATAACCAGCATAATCCCATTCTTCCTCTTCAACTGAGATGAAATAAGTCCTGGTATCCTTGTCTCCAGCCATTTTTAAGAAATGCTGGGATGTTGTATCAAGCACTGGGCTTTGAACATCTGCCGATTTGCTATAAGGGTCTTTGTACTCCACATATTCATATTCTTCTGGGACATCTAACATACTATCAAAATCTGTTTCCTGCCCTTGTTTGGGAACATATAACTCATAATCATCGAAGTCCCGTCTTGGCACTCCTATGACGATGGCCTTCTCCATCAAGTCTTTCTCACTCGAGACAGGCTTGGTTCCCCTTGGGTTCAACACAGAAGGTCCAAAACCTCTTGGAGAAAAAGCAGAACGTGGCTGTGGCTTATactctttccttttctttgtcTTCATGCTATGTCCCTTTCTTGGCTTTACCCTCTGGtgaactactttttttttcttttccttctttTCACTCTTTGGCTTATTTGAATTTGCTGCGGATTTGTCTATAATGTATTTGTTCATGTGATCTGGGATCTCCATGTGAACCAATTCGTGTTTGCCCTCATATCCCCAATGCTCTTCTTTTAGGTCGATATGAGATGTGAGTATGGCCTCGCTGTGATTGTTCTTCAGATAGATGACCACTTCCTCTTCACTTTTGCTTTCTGAGCCATTCTTCATCAATGAAACATTGAAAGGGCCAAGAGACAAATTGAGACTTAAAATGCTCTCAGTTTCAGAATTTATCTGTGAAAGCATCTCACTGGTGTAATTCCCCTTTGTGCTGTTGAGTTCCTCAATCCCTGTTGTGTTTTCAGTTAGTTCATCAATGTCCTGTACTGTGTCCAATAGTGAGACATCATATTCCACCAAAGTCGTAAAATCTGTTGGAATTTCCAAGGGATGACCACTGTCCAGAAGCACAAAATCCTCCTCAACTTGTGTCTCTGAGATATTTGACAGAGAGTCAGGACTAGGCACGTTGTATATGAAGACGTGATCCGAACTATCACGGTCACCATCCACTATGTCAGTGCAATTTTTAACGTCATCTTTAATAACTGTTTTGTTTACTAAGGTTTGGTTTGATTGCAGGGGCTTTGATTCAGATGAATTTAAAGATGCTTTGTTATCCTCCATGGTGATATTTCTTTCACCATCTGGAGCATCAGATGAAGTGATACTTGTATTCGTGGGGAAACTTTGTGTTTCATTCATTGTGTGGGTGATGTTTGTTTCAATTATTGGAGCATGAGTAGTATTAGCAGAGACATGTTCTGTCTCTATTGATGAACTGTTGTCTTCTGCTATGTTGCCATTTATTTGAATATCCAGAGTGACGTTTGTGGAGACACTTTCAATTTTATTCACTGGCTTTGTTGGTAGACCACGAACCTTTCTCTCTACAACTGGAAAATGTGAGATAATATCCGTTTCGTTGTTTGACATGTCCTCGGAATTGGAATCAAAAATGCTCACTATGTCTAGCAAATCCTCTTCTGTGCTCTCATTCAAGACTTTATATGAAGACTGTATCTTGTCCAAACCAGCCACCTCAGCTGATAAACCATGAGTTTTAGTCTGACTGAAAGTTCCTAAAGTAACATTGTGTGATTTGTCAAACTTGTTGCTTGGGGCTGGACTTTTTGCCTCAACAGTCGGCAATAAACCATCATC of Ctenopharyngodon idella isolate HZGC_01 chromosome 9, HZGC01, whole genome shotgun sequence contains these proteins:
- the f5 gene encoding coagulation factor V isoform X1, coding for MKLHSRPGALYGLALLAFLCHCATAVERRYYIAAVNINWDYTSAGQQRTGPSYKKVVYREYNEGFTQPKTHPLSSGLLGPTLRGQEGDTIIVTFKNMADHPCSIHPHGIAYGKQSEGSLYFDNTSLLEKEDDVILPGKEHTYHWEVTSEVTPMAADPPCITYTYLSHYDIVKDYNTGLIGTMLICKKGTLDSSGNQIHLHQEPVLLFGVFDENKSWYSTGDPPLAQNVKYTINGYTNGSVPDLDICAHSKVSWHLLGMSSEPELFSVHFNGQVLLHDGHKTSTVGIISGTATSASMTGIHPGRWLFSSHISRHLEAGLHGYLNIRTCDEYTAPKRRLTIQEKQESQEWTYYIAAEEVIWDYAPNMAENMDVDFRKKYLKQGPQRIGKSYKKAVFTQYKDNTFKERAEDKQRKKELGILGPVIRAQIRDVIKIVFKNKASRPYSIYPHGLTIDKAAEGANYPEGGNQTHGIQPGETYTYTWSVSEKDVPMDSDPRCLTRMYHSAVDIPRDIASGLVGPLLICKSQSLNKKNVQLKADKEQHAMFTVFDENKSWYHDENINTYCSDPKRVKRDDPEFYKSNVMHTINGYVYESGQELGFCDGEIVTWHVSNVGEQDYIQTATFYGHTFELKNREEDMLSLFPMTGETISMNMVNIGIWLLASLNSHDSTKGMRMKFKDLECFRDYVMEYNYESEYTVWKPVSITEIKKEPPKLVNPSVVDEDTDNYADILGLRTFKNVVDEVEQIDLSVLDHDDGLSPTVEAKSLVNLTDEVEQIDLSVLDHDDGLSPTVEAKSLVNLTDEVEQIDLSVLDHDDGLLPTVEAKSPAPSNKFDKSHNVTLGTFSQTKTHGLSAEVAGLDKIQSSYKVLNESTEEDLLDIVSIFDSNSEDMSNNETDIISHFPVVERKVRGLPTKPVNKIESVSTNVTLDIQINGNIAEDNSSSIETEHVSANTTHAPIIETNITHTMNETQSFPTNTSITSSDAPDGERNITMEDNKASLNSSESKPLQSNQTLVNKTVIKDDVKNCTDIVDGDRDSSDHVFIYNVPSPDSLSNISETQVEEDFVLLDSGHPLEIPTDFTTLVEYDVSLLDTVQDIDELTENTTGIEELNSTKGNYTSEMLSQINSETESILSLNLSLGPFNVSLMKNGSESKSEEEVVIYLKNNHSEAILTSHIDLKEEHWGYEGKHELVHMEIPDHMNKYIIDKSAANSNKPKSEKKEKKKKVVHQRVKPRKGHSMKTKKRKEYKPQPRSAFSPRGFGPSVLNPRGTKPVSSEKDLMEKAIVIGVPRRDFDDYELYVPKQGQETDFDSMLDVPEEYEYVEYKDPYSKSADVQSPVLDTTSQHFLKMAGDKDTRTYFISVEEEEWDYAGYGQRRLDKTSQNERPTAFKKVVFRKYLDSTFSIRDIRGEMDEHLGILGPVIKAEVDQTVLVFFRNRASRPYSLHANGVKYLKQMEGLSYEDQSPYWYKQDDAIQPNSTFIYMWTINSKSGPQNNESDCRTWTYYSAVNPEKDINSGLIGPLLVCRKGTLAKNPVDRREFVLLFMTFDENKSWYYEENKERIERKNRRAIMDPKFHDNLKFDAINGIIYSLKGLRMYTSQLAKWHLINMGSPKDLHSVHFHGQTFINKELKDHRQGVYPLLPGGFATLEMLPSKPGLWQLESEVGLSQQRGMQTLFLVLDKVCDHPLGLMSGTVLDEHITASDSRGQWYPHLARLHNTGKYNAWSTAKTGQYIQVDFQRPVVISKVATQGARQYLKHNFVLNYTISYSTDKKKWIFYKGDSDTVRKTFEGNNEAYDTKHNIFFPPLIGRYVRLHPSHSYNYPTVRLEYFGCELDGCSVPLGMENGLIKDTQITASSVASSWYTGQWHPWYARLNMQGTTNAWKAKDNDIQPWIQVELKEIKKITGIITQGAKSLGSEMFVKAYTLEYSEDGKRWTKYTDDEDYEQKTFQGNTDNNGQVKNYIYPPIFSRFIRIIPKRWQKSITMRIELLGCDFE